From one Pontibacillus sp. HMF3514 genomic stretch:
- a CDS encoding DUF4489 domain-containing protein, giving the protein MKNRSDKPKLYINQEGSIQPKKQFPFLKCGVAFSPRLPLNLDPSNRPIVLTSVSIDTKKIINPAVLITYSSFVTSILREEAFNSLTFRLVRSCKKGSRKVLQEYPFRREFGSDTNVKEPVVYNFCDASPIKKSICTYTLELVSVQLSQRSMYDITNKSLTAQMYNKHDS; this is encoded by the coding sequence ATGAAAAATCGTAGTGATAAGCCGAAACTTTATATTAACCAAGAAGGTTCGATACAACCTAAAAAGCAGTTTCCCTTCTTAAAGTGTGGAGTCGCCTTTAGCCCACGTTTGCCTTTAAACTTGGATCCCAGCAACCGTCCTATCGTATTAACAAGTGTAAGTATCGATACAAAAAAGATCATAAACCCTGCTGTGCTTATTACGTACTCCTCTTTTGTTACATCAATTTTAAGGGAAGAGGCCTTCAATAGTTTGACGTTTCGTCTAGTTCGTTCTTGTAAGAAGGGAAGCCGAAAAGTTCTTCAAGAATATCCCTTTAGGCGGGAGTTTGGGAGTGACACCAATGTCAAAGAACCTGTCGTATATAATTTTTGTGATGCATCTCCCATCAAAAAATCCATATGTACCTATACATTAGAGCTTGTTAGCGTACAATTATCCCAACGCTCTATGTATGACATTACAAACAAAAGCCTGACAGCACAAATGTATAATAAACATGATTCATAA
- a CDS encoding DUF4489 domain-containing protein, which translates to MEPKDCVPFLRCGKTFNPSLPNQLSFNQRPIVLAEVQIDPQSLENPCILIKYSEFIQFTLLGFQPLLSITYRLVRSTQNFLAQRTLDEWVFEFESPEPQEIGNLDTNQPTVLNYCDCLESNVQSPIIYRIEIARIATNNTQNFSILNKNITATAICGEEERA; encoded by the coding sequence ATGGAACCAAAAGATTGTGTTCCCTTTTTAAGATGTGGGAAGACTTTCAATCCCTCACTCCCAAACCAATTATCTTTTAATCAACGTCCCATTGTCCTTGCAGAAGTTCAAATCGATCCACAGTCCTTAGAGAACCCGTGTATTCTGATTAAGTACTCTGAATTCATTCAGTTCACCCTATTGGGATTTCAACCTTTACTATCCATCACCTATCGACTTGTTCGATCCACTCAGAACTTTCTTGCTCAAAGAACTTTGGATGAATGGGTCTTTGAATTTGAATCCCCTGAACCGCAGGAAATAGGAAACCTTGATACCAATCAACCCACCGTTTTAAATTACTGTGATTGCCTTGAATCCAATGTCCAATCCCCAATCATCTACCGGATAGAAATCGCGAGAATTGCTACGAATAACACTCAAAATTTCTCGATTCTAAATAAAAACATTACAGCAACGGCTATATGTGGCGAAGAGGAAAGAGCTTGA
- a CDS encoding amino acid ABC transporter substrate-binding protein, with protein MKRKWFGILVVVLSLSVMLMGCNSEESAEETSLLDTVKDRDLLIAGVNGELPGFSYLDSEGNYSGFDADFARAIAAAVLGDADKVEYRPLSSKERFTAVQTGEVDVLTRNTTWTLTRDTSVGLNFAPVTFYDGQGIIVPKDSGITSIKDLEGTRIAVESGTTTELNLADQMRKHGINYEAVVFDSQDAAVAAYESGSADAYTTDKSGLVARKAIMKDPSAHVILDDTLSKEPLAPAVIGGDDKWFDVVKWVVNATIQAEELGITSENVDEFKDSSDPVIQRLLGTDGDLGSQLGLSDDFGYQVIKQVGNYGEIFERNLGPDTKFGLERGLNGLYTEGGLMYSPPLR; from the coding sequence ATGAAACGTAAGTGGTTTGGAATTTTGGTTGTAGTGTTGTCGTTGTCGGTTATGTTGATGGGATGTAATAGCGAGGAGAGTGCTGAGGAAACGTCTCTGCTTGATACCGTCAAAGATAGGGACTTGCTTATTGCAGGTGTAAATGGTGAGTTGCCTGGATTTAGTTACTTAGATTCAGAAGGAAATTACTCTGGTTTTGATGCTGATTTTGCACGAGCAATCGCAGCTGCAGTATTAGGAGATGCAGACAAAGTTGAATATCGTCCGCTTTCCTCTAAAGAGCGTTTTACAGCAGTTCAGACTGGTGAAGTTGATGTGTTAACGCGTAACACAACGTGGACACTTACACGTGATACAAGCGTGGGACTGAACTTTGCCCCTGTAACGTTCTATGACGGTCAGGGTATTATCGTGCCAAAAGATAGTGGAATCACATCTATCAAAGACCTTGAAGGTACGCGCATTGCAGTAGAATCAGGTACCACAACTGAATTAAACCTGGCTGACCAAATGAGAAAGCATGGTATTAATTACGAAGCGGTTGTATTTGATAGTCAGGATGCAGCAGTTGCCGCATATGAAAGTGGTAGTGCTGACGCCTATACCACAGACAAGTCTGGTCTAGTAGCTCGTAAAGCGATTATGAAGGATCCTTCTGCACATGTGATTTTGGATGATACGTTATCCAAAGAGCCTCTTGCTCCAGCAGTTATTGGTGGAGATGATAAATGGTTCGACGTAGTGAAGTGGGTTGTGAACGCTACGATCCAAGCTGAAGAGTTAGGCATTACATCTGAAAATGTAGATGAGTTCAAAGATAGTAGTGACCCAGTCATTCAGCGTCTTCTTGGTACAGATGGAGACCTTGGTTCACAGCTAGGACTAAGCGATGACTTTGGTTATCAGGTGATCAAACAAGTTGGTAACTATGGGGAGATTTTTGAGCGTAACCTTGGTCCAGATACAAAATTCGGCTTAGAACGCGGATTGAATGGTCTTTACACAGAGGGTGGCTTAATGTACTCACCACCACTACGATAA
- a CDS encoding amino acid ABC transporter permease translates to MKKNTADVPTPFWRNKKVIPFLAQGIFAIIIAISLLFLFSNALDGLRQMGISLGFDFLKSSASFGISESLIDYTPESSYGTAFLVGVLNTLRVSFFGILIASFIGLVVGISRLSNNWLVNKTASIYVEIFRNTPLLVQISIWYFAVFLPLPRIEESTKFLFSYFSNRGTAIPWFNATSGTLVWVSLFIVGLILAVIVWKVRLKKQIETGDNKRPGIWAIGVILISLITAFLVTFQAPFNITLPTIGDRSFMGGLRLSPEFLAILLGLVIYTSTYIGEIVRGGIQSVQKGQVEAAKALGLKPSTTMRLVIFPQAIRVIIPPVTSQYLNLIKNSSLAIAVGYQEVVSVGETINNQTGKAIESVTIMILVYLTFSLLTSFFMNQFNKRSQIVER, encoded by the coding sequence ATGAAAAAGAATACAGCAGACGTCCCCACACCATTTTGGCGGAACAAAAAAGTCATCCCATTTTTAGCACAGGGTATCTTTGCAATCATCATTGCGATCAGCTTACTTTTTTTATTTTCCAATGCGCTTGATGGGTTGCGACAAATGGGGATTTCACTAGGGTTTGACTTCCTGAAGTCATCAGCTTCATTTGGGATATCAGAAAGCTTAATTGATTACACGCCAGAGAGTTCATATGGGACAGCCTTTCTTGTCGGGGTTCTGAATACTTTACGTGTTTCATTTTTTGGGATTCTTATTGCCAGTTTTATTGGTTTGGTAGTCGGTATATCAAGGCTTTCAAACAACTGGTTAGTGAATAAAACAGCTTCCATTTATGTTGAGATTTTTCGAAATACACCTCTTTTAGTACAAATTAGTATTTGGTATTTTGCCGTTTTCCTCCCACTTCCAAGGATTGAAGAAAGTACAAAATTTTTATTCTCCTATTTTAGTAACAGGGGCACAGCGATTCCATGGTTTAATGCAACATCAGGGACGCTCGTTTGGGTTTCGCTATTTATTGTTGGTCTAATTTTAGCCGTAATCGTTTGGAAGGTGCGATTGAAAAAGCAAATTGAAACAGGAGATAACAAAAGACCTGGAATCTGGGCGATCGGTGTTATTCTCATCTCACTTATAACAGCATTTTTGGTGACATTCCAAGCTCCGTTTAATATTACGCTTCCAACCATTGGAGATAGAAGCTTCATGGGGGGATTAAGACTTTCCCCAGAGTTTTTAGCGATTCTATTAGGTCTTGTCATTTATACCTCAACCTATATCGGTGAAATTGTACGCGGTGGGATTCAGAGCGTGCAAAAAGGACAGGTTGAAGCGGCAAAAGCACTTGGGTTAAAGCCATCCACAACGATGCGACTTGTTATTTTTCCGCAGGCCATACGCGTGATCATCCCACCAGTGACGAGTCAGTATTTGAATCTAATCAAAAACTCTAGTCTTGCCATTGCGGTGGGCTATCAAGAGGTTGTGAGTGTTGGAGAAACAATTAATAACCAGACAGGAAAAGCGATTGAATCTGTCACGATTATGATTCTTGTGTATTTAACGTTTAGTTTGTTGACCTCATTTTTTATGAATCAATTTAATAAACGCAGTCAAATTGTTGAGAGGTGA
- a CDS encoding amino acid ABC transporter permease, translating into MNNNEVTPNEETQNQMAPPKSSIGVLGWLRKNLFSNWWNALLTIVFTIITVYVVKGTFTWVFFTAEWSVVSENFKLLMVGQYPTEELWRIWITISIFTALIGLSWGVWKGTMGHVSIFFGVVMAITMVVPFIAFGSRMWLAANIGVLVLGYFIGKKSEQLKKPVLVGWFLFVPIGMFFIEGFGLLNEVSSNFWGGFLLTCLIAIISIIASFPIGILLALGRRSNLPIIKWFSIIYIELIRGIPLITVLFVAQLMLPLFLGDIIELDKVLRAIIGFTLFNAAYLAENVRGGLQSLPRGQYEAAQALGLNKAKMMTFVIMPQALKAVIPAMVGQFISIFKDTVLVSIVGLIDLLGMAKKIIANPQFLGTQMESFVFVAFVFFIICYLMSYVSRRLERSLGVGER; encoded by the coding sequence ATGAATAACAATGAAGTGACTCCAAATGAAGAGACACAAAACCAAATGGCCCCTCCAAAATCTAGCATCGGTGTTCTAGGTTGGCTCAGGAAAAATCTATTCAGTAACTGGTGGAACGCGCTCCTCACGATCGTGTTTACGATCATCACGGTCTATGTCGTGAAAGGAACCTTTACCTGGGTGTTTTTCACGGCAGAGTGGAGTGTGGTATCGGAAAACTTCAAACTACTTATGGTTGGCCAATACCCTACCGAAGAGCTGTGGCGTATTTGGATAACCATATCTATTTTTACAGCACTGATCGGGCTGTCCTGGGGAGTCTGGAAAGGGACGATGGGACATGTCTCAATCTTTTTTGGTGTTGTCATGGCGATTACCATGGTGGTTCCGTTTATTGCGTTTGGATCACGTATGTGGCTAGCCGCAAATATTGGGGTGTTGGTGCTTGGATATTTTATAGGCAAGAAATCTGAACAACTCAAAAAGCCTGTTTTAGTTGGGTGGTTCTTATTTGTACCTATAGGAATGTTTTTTATTGAAGGCTTCGGATTACTGAATGAAGTCAGCTCTAATTTTTGGGGTGGATTCCTGCTTACATGTTTAATCGCGATCATTTCGATCATAGCATCATTCCCTATAGGAATTCTTCTGGCATTAGGTAGGCGTAGCAACCTTCCTATCATAAAGTGGTTTAGCATTATTTACATTGAGCTCATTCGGGGAATTCCGCTCATTACGGTTTTGTTCGTAGCACAGCTCATGCTCCCATTATTCTTAGGAGACATCATTGAGTTAGACAAGGTCTTACGTGCAATAATCGGTTTCACACTATTTAATGCGGCATATCTAGCAGAAAATGTACGCGGTGGATTGCAGTCGTTGCCAAGAGGGCAGTATGAAGCGGCACAAGCGTTGGGGCTCAATAAAGCAAAAATGATGACGTTCGTCATTATGCCACAGGCGCTAAAAGCTGTGATCCCAGCCATGGTCGGTCAGTTTATCTCGATTTTCAAAGATACGGTTCTCGTTTCAATTGTTGGGTTGATCGACTTATTGGGCATGGCAAAAAAGATCATTGCTAACCCGCAATTTCTGGGGACGCAGATGGAATCGTTCGTTTTTGTCGCATTCGTGTTTTTCATCATCTGTTACCTCATGTCGTATGTGAGTCGTCGCTTGGAACGATCACTAGGAGTGGGAGAACGATAA
- a CDS encoding amino acid ABC transporter ATP-binding protein translates to MIEVKGLNKWFGNLHVLKDVDLSVKQGEVVVVLGPSGSGKSTFIRTLNALEEFQKGEIHIDGINLSNDVANIEAIRKETGMVFQQFNLFPHMTILRNVMLAPIWVRKWKKDKAEKIAFELLERVGIPEQAHKYPGQLSGGQQQRVAIARALAMQPKIMLFDEPTSALDPEMIKEVLDVMKTLARSGMTMVVVTHEMSFAREVADRIVLFDHGEIVEMGEPNEVFENPKHERTKAFLSQIL, encoded by the coding sequence ATGATAGAAGTTAAAGGATTAAATAAATGGTTCGGTAATCTTCATGTATTAAAAGATGTAGACCTTAGTGTAAAACAAGGTGAAGTGGTCGTAGTGCTGGGCCCATCAGGATCGGGAAAATCTACGTTTATCCGCACGCTCAATGCCTTGGAGGAATTTCAAAAAGGCGAAATCCACATCGATGGTATTAACCTATCCAATGATGTGGCGAATATTGAAGCGATCCGAAAAGAAACGGGCATGGTGTTCCAGCAGTTTAACCTTTTCCCGCATATGACGATTTTGAGAAACGTTATGCTCGCACCAATATGGGTGAGAAAATGGAAAAAGGATAAAGCTGAAAAAATCGCTTTTGAATTACTGGAGAGAGTTGGGATCCCAGAGCAAGCTCACAAATACCCAGGGCAGCTCTCTGGCGGACAACAGCAACGTGTGGCCATTGCTCGTGCTTTAGCTATGCAGCCGAAGATCATGCTGTTTGATGAACCGACATCAGCCCTAGATCCGGAGATGATTAAAGAGGTTTTAGATGTTATGAAAACCTTGGCCCGATCAGGTATGACCATGGTTGTCGTGACGCATGAGATGAGCTTTGCGCGTGAAGTGGCGGATCGAATCGTGTTGTTTGATCATGGCGAGATCGTTGAGATGGGTGAGCCGAATGAGGTGTTTGAAAATCCGAAGCACGAGCGGACGAAGGCGTTTTTGTCTCAGATTTTGTGA
- a CDS encoding biotin transporter BioY yields MALRTMIYSALFASIVGALGLLPPIVTPFTPVPITAQTLGVMLAGALLGARRGALALTIFVLLVAFGVPLLSGGRGGFGVFLGPSGGYILSWPLAAFVIGYLVEKFYHRLNIGLLITFTVVGGILVVYAIGITYLSFITNTPWTGAAVSALIYIPGDLVKVVLASIIAKSVHRAYPIIEKPKNQRTAA; encoded by the coding sequence GTGGCTTTACGGACGATGATTTACTCAGCATTATTCGCATCCATAGTAGGGGCTTTAGGTTTGTTGCCTCCTATCGTTACACCATTCACACCAGTACCCATCACAGCTCAGACGCTTGGAGTTATGCTAGCTGGTGCTTTATTAGGCGCACGTAGAGGAGCACTTGCCCTAACTATTTTTGTGCTACTCGTAGCATTTGGAGTTCCGTTATTATCTGGAGGACGTGGCGGTTTCGGCGTATTCCTTGGTCCTTCTGGAGGATATATTTTAAGCTGGCCACTCGCTGCATTTGTCATTGGCTATCTTGTAGAAAAATTCTATCATCGCTTGAACATTGGCTTACTGATTACCTTTACAGTTGTGGGCGGTATCCTTGTTGTTTATGCAATCGGGATTACGTATTTATCCTTTATTACCAACACACCTTGGACAGGTGCTGCAGTTAGTGCACTAATCTATATCCCAGGGGATCTCGTGAAAGTTGTTCTTGCATCAATAATTGCAAAATCTGTTCACCGAGCTTATCCGATCATTGAAAAACCAAAAAATCAAAGAACAGCAGCTTAA
- a CDS encoding AMP-binding protein → MIGNIMHQDSEKTAIISDTEHITYGKLAKHITTHQKQLSHQLSDVKGKRVAILLENGIDFLKMFFAVSASGGIAIPLDPKWSGHQFSMVLQDCDPDLIIVHKTLQSKMPDHESWPVITMEDFIQLEPEDTKPQSGNEQDIFYIGYTSGTTGTPKGFMRTHQSWFACFEDCQHVFELQPKDYILSPGPLVHSHFLFAAVQALHMGATLNVCKSFTPQAVLQKMKEHQISVLYIVPTIFESLIQTSDEEVPSLRKIISSGAKWKKESKERVPKLFPNAEMIEFFGASELSFVTYLMPHEHEQKGETVGRTFPNVELQVKKSDGSLAKPNEIGELYVKSPWVFNGYLNRPEETANVFNNGWVTIGDLATIDEGGYLTIIGRKHNMIISGGLNIYPEEVEQVFAELPQIEEIAVLGVEDTYWGEKVVAVFTAHQNMEKESLHQHGKRFLPSYKCPKEYYVVDQLPHTSSGKVARKKVKEMLKTLTPIQS, encoded by the coding sequence GTGATCGGAAACATCATGCATCAAGATTCAGAAAAAACAGCTATCATAAGCGATACCGAACACATTACATATGGAAAACTTGCTAAACACATCACCACACATCAAAAGCAATTATCCCATCAACTATCAGACGTAAAAGGCAAACGCGTAGCCATTCTCCTCGAAAACGGCATCGACTTTTTAAAAATGTTCTTCGCCGTTAGCGCAAGCGGGGGCATTGCGATCCCTTTAGACCCAAAATGGAGTGGTCACCAATTCTCGATGGTACTCCAAGATTGTGATCCGGATCTCATCATTGTTCATAAAACCCTTCAATCAAAAATGCCTGATCATGAAAGTTGGCCAGTAATCACAATGGAGGATTTCATTCAACTAGAGCCAGAAGATACAAAACCTCAATCCGGCAACGAGCAGGATATCTTTTATATAGGCTACACATCAGGCACAACGGGAACACCAAAAGGGTTCATGCGTACACACCAATCATGGTTTGCATGCTTCGAGGATTGCCAACACGTTTTTGAGCTCCAGCCCAAGGACTATATTTTATCTCCTGGCCCTCTCGTACACTCTCACTTTTTGTTCGCAGCGGTTCAGGCCCTGCATATGGGCGCAACACTAAACGTTTGCAAAAGCTTTACTCCTCAAGCTGTTTTGCAAAAAATGAAGGAGCACCAGATTTCAGTACTGTACATCGTTCCAACGATTTTTGAATCCCTTATACAAACGAGCGATGAAGAAGTCCCAAGCCTGAGAAAAATCATTTCCTCCGGTGCAAAGTGGAAAAAGGAATCAAAAGAAAGAGTCCCGAAGCTTTTCCCAAATGCCGAAATGATCGAGTTTTTTGGCGCTTCAGAATTAAGTTTTGTGACCTATCTCATGCCTCATGAACATGAACAAAAAGGGGAAACGGTCGGGCGTACTTTTCCGAATGTTGAACTGCAAGTAAAAAAATCAGATGGCAGCCTAGCTAAGCCGAATGAAATCGGTGAGCTCTATGTCAAAAGCCCATGGGTGTTCAACGGCTATTTGAACCGTCCAGAAGAAACCGCCAATGTTTTTAATAACGGTTGGGTTACGATCGGCGACCTGGCAACCATTGATGAAGGAGGATATCTCACCATCATAGGGCGAAAACACAATATGATTATAAGTGGTGGCTTAAACATTTATCCCGAGGAAGTGGAGCAAGTCTTTGCTGAATTACCACAAATTGAGGAAATCGCTGTTCTTGGTGTAGAGGATACGTACTGGGGCGAAAAAGTTGTAGCAGTTTTCACTGCACATCAAAACATGGAAAAAGAATCACTCCACCAACATGGCAAGCGTTTCCTCCCTTCCTACAAATGCCCGAAAGAATACTATGTGGTTGATCAACTCCCGCATACTAGCAGTGGTAAAGTTGCACGAAAAAAAGTGAAAGAAATGCTCAAAACCTTAACACCTATTCAA